ATATCCAGCGGCCAGAACCGGAAGTTACGTGATGCCCGCTAGTGTTACCGAGATGTGGACCTGGCCGTTTGCGTTCTCAGGCAGCACCGGGCTGACCAGTCTGACGATTTCTGCCGGGGTCACCAATATCGTCAATTGGACCTTTGATGGCTGCAATCGCCTGACCGGGATTACCGTCCACGCCGCCAACCTGAACTACCGCAGCGTTGATGGCGTTTTGTTCAATCGCAAGCAGACCGGGCTCATTCGCTATCCCAATGCCAGGTCAGGCAGTTATGCGATCCCTCCCAGCGTCACCACCATTTGGGGAAACGCCTTCTCCCGATGTGCGGGGCTCACCAACGTCACCATTCCCGCCAGCATCACCTTGATCGGGATGAGTTCGTTTGAGGGATGCACCAACCTCCCCGCCTCACTGCGCGAGGCTATTCAAAACCTCGCCCGTTCGCGAAACCCCAAAGCGCCCGTCTCCCCATTCGGCACGGAAGAAACCTCGCCGCTTCCCAACTCAACGCTGTATTAGACTTCCGTCAGCTATTTTTGGTACACCCGCACGTAATCATAGACGGCGAACACCGGCAGACGGCTTTCATCCACCGCATCGGTGCCGCCGAGCGGGGAGGCGATGGTGGTCAGCCAGACATTCATATCGCCGTGATCCGGCAGCTTGGTGACCGGATTGATGTGTACCACTTTGCCGTCAAAGTAATACACAATCCTTTCCGGCGTGAACTCGCAGGCCCAGGTGTGGAACTCCGCCGATTCATCCGGCGTGACCACGTTGCGATGTCCCAGCCCGCGATGTTCCGGCGCCCACTGATGTAGGTTCGCGCCATAGAGCTTAAGCCGGCTGGAATCATTTTCGCAGATGTCAATTTCCTGGCGTGAACCCTCGTGGCTATCGCGATTGGCCTCGGTGTTGCGCATCAGCCAGAAGGAGGTGTGCCACCCTTTGGTGGGCGGCACCTTGAAGCGCGACTCAAAGTAGCCGTAGCGAAAGAAGCGCTTGGAAATGATGCCGCCGGCCGTGTAATCGGAATTCCCCACCTTTTGCTTGCGGCAGGCCAGCCAAAGGCTGCCATCATGCACGGATACGCTTTCCGGCACTTGCGTGCTCCAGTAGCGAACGCCGGTACGGTAAATCCACTCGCCAGGGTTCAGTTTATCTCCATTAAACTCGTCGGCCCATACCAGCTTGTAGCCAGGCGGCGGTTCGCCGGGTTTCAGGATGGGCAGATCGGCAAACAGACTTTTTTCGGGCGCGGGCGGCTTGGTGCCAATGGGTTCTCCGACGATCAGAAATCCACTTAGATAAAGCCCGTTGGCCGCATACGGTTTGGGATCCGTAATTGGCGCTCCCGCCTTTTTCATGATCGCTGCCTTGTCAATTTTGGAGGGTAGCAATTCCAGGCGCACCCGGTGTTCCCGATCCGGCAGCGGTTTGGCGAAATACCACGTTTTCAAATAATACCGTCCGGGCGTGGAATAGGAGTCGAAGAGGGTGCCGGTCTCGGATTGATCATCCACGGTGACGCGGAATTCCCCGTTATCCGGACCTTTGAGACCGACGATACCCAGCCTGGTTCCCTTGAAGCGAAACTCCACCGCTGCCCCTAGTTCAAAAGCGGCCCAGGTTGGTGGCGTCAGCCCGCCTTTTTGCAACGACACATGGTTATCCTCGGGCGGCAGTGCCTGCCATTGGCCATCGGGAGTGGCTTCCCCAACCGTCAGAATCCGGGCACGCTGCCAATGATCCGCCGTCAAGGGTGCCGACAGCGAATGCGGACCGGGCCGTCCGGTCCGGCCGAATTCGGGCAGCACCGCCACCAGCCGCTCTGTGTAAAGCCGGTGCCCCGCATCGGTGGGGTGGGTGTTGTCCCGGGTGAAAATCAGGCGACCGGAAGGCTCGTTGCCACGCACATCCGCCGTAACCGAGGCCGGTGCGGAAAATACCAGCG
This DNA window, taken from Verrucomicrobiota bacterium, encodes the following:
- a CDS encoding leucine-rich repeat domain-containing protein → MFIGQWQRALITFRRGLMQVPSQRHGVHPGTLRMFAICTVLAVIISGVAMAQNSPPPVSGTPDKAVFNQDQTILLRYPRDKKGSYVIPASVTTIWLDAFSRCDGLTEVTIPTSVTHIESPAFSDCPSLTAIHVDAANPNFSSEDGVLFDKNQTVLIRYPAARTGSYVMPASVTEMWTWPFAFSGSTGLTSLTISAGVTNIVNWTFDGCNRLTGITVHAANLNYRSVDGVLFNRKQTGLIRYPNARSGSYAIPPSVTTIWGNAFSRCAGLTNVTIPASITLIGMSSFEGCTNLPASLREAIQNLARSRNPKAPVSPFGTEETSPLPNSTLY
- a CDS encoding family 16 glycosylhydrolase, which codes for MIRCQPTGFQQKWVPPLLLLCAWTVSLFAAAPVVEYSSRDGLPNVFAKLTTGGEVRIAYLGGSITSADGWRTMSLEWFRKQYPKTTVHEIFAAVSGTGSSYGAPRLERDVLRHKPDLLFVEFAVNDGSESAQVVAQMEGIVRQTWAANPLTDICFVYTVSQSILKDLHTGKYQGAARSMEKVAAHYGIPAFNFGVEVARREAAGSLVFSAPASVTADVRGNEPSGRLIFTRDNTHPTDAGHRLYTERLVAVLPEFGRTGRPGPHSLSAPLTADHWQRARILTVGEATPDGQWQALPPEDNHVSLQKGGLTPPTWAAFELGAAVEFRFKGTRLGIVGLKGPDNGEFRVTVDDQSETGTLFDSYSTPGRYYLKTWYFAKPLPDREHRVRLELLPSKIDKAAIMKKAGAPITDPKPYAANGLYLSGFLIVGEPIGTKPPAPEKSLFADLPILKPGEPPPGYKLVWADEFNGDKLNPGEWIYRTGVRYWSTQVPESVSVHDGSLWLACRKQKVGNSDYTAGGIISKRFFRYGYFESRFKVPPTKGWHTSFWLMRNTEANRDSHEGSRQEIDICENDSSRLKLYGANLHQWAPEHRGLGHRNVVTPDESAEFHTWACEFTPERIVYYFDGKVVHINPVTKLPDHGDMNVWLTTIASPLGGTDAVDESRLPVFAVYDYVRVYQK